The proteins below are encoded in one region of Pseudonocardia sp. DSM 110487:
- a CDS encoding SDR family NAD(P)-dependent oxidoreductase, with translation MTGTPGRRFEDAIVLVTGGGSGIGAAAVRRFDREGCAAIYVADIDSEGAKTVAAGTRSGRAVTVDVTAAPDVDAQVDRIVAEHGRLDVVVNTAGIDDPEAKHRILAAQQSGEPVDVFRHLTDEQWRRVMSINLDGTFHVLRAAVRAMVPAGRGTIVMVGSSAAFDTLTGYPHYAASKAGVHALAQAVAKEAAAFGVRVNVVAPGPVDTPMAARTPAAVRQSMAAAGPLGYAAPDELADNILYLASPGASNVVGAVLLSNGGRFTV, from the coding sequence ATGACTGGAACCCCTGGCAGGCGATTCGAGGACGCGATCGTGCTGGTCACCGGGGGCGGATCCGGAATCGGCGCAGCCGCCGTCCGCCGGTTCGACCGCGAAGGGTGCGCCGCGATCTACGTCGCCGACATCGACTCCGAAGGCGCGAAGACGGTGGCAGCGGGAACCCGGTCCGGTCGCGCGGTCACCGTGGACGTGACCGCCGCCCCGGACGTGGACGCGCAGGTCGACCGGATCGTCGCGGAACACGGCCGGCTCGATGTCGTGGTGAACACCGCGGGGATCGACGACCCGGAGGCCAAGCACCGGATCCTCGCCGCGCAGCAGTCGGGTGAACCCGTCGACGTGTTCCGGCACCTCACCGACGAGCAGTGGCGCCGGGTCATGTCGATCAATCTCGACGGGACCTTCCACGTGCTGCGCGCCGCGGTGCGCGCGATGGTCCCGGCCGGTCGCGGCACCATCGTCATGGTGGGGTCGTCGGCAGCGTTCGACACGCTCACCGGCTACCCCCACTACGCCGCGTCCAAGGCGGGCGTGCATGCCCTCGCGCAGGCGGTCGCCAAGGAGGCGGCCGCGTTCGGCGTGCGGGTCAACGTCGTCGCACCGGGCCCGGTCGACACGCCCATGGCCGCCCGCACGCCGGCAGCCGTGCGGCAGTCGATGGCGGCGGCAGGGCCGCTCGGCTACGCCGCGCCGGACGAGCTCGCGGACAACATCCTCTACCTCGCATCTCCAGGCGCGTCCAACGTGGTGGGCGCGGTCCTGCTCAGCAACGGCGGCCGGTTCACGGTCTGA
- a CDS encoding aldehyde dehydrogenase, translating into MSTRDHEAFFIDGAWRRAEGADHFDVISPRSERRIGRVPAASRADIDAAVAAARKAFDEGEWPRLTPAERADYLTRLADGLGKRQAELAELITEELGCPLFLSQVYQAVAPVMSFNYAAEVGRSLQTAEVRISDLSPLAASSAGGSIIPMAGASLVVKEPVGVVASFPAYNFALAAIGQKVGPALVAGCTVVVKVTEPNPLATFVVGEVCAEIGLPPGVLNIVAARPAESEYLVRHPGVDMVSFTGSHVVGAKIAAACGELIRPCVLELGGKSAAIVLEDAKLEDVLPVLIGTSVGTNSGQSCVAQTRLLVPESQYDTYAEALAEGFASLKVGDPMDADTVVGPLVTAAQRDRVEHYVDLARKEGATIATGGRRPPHLDRGWYYEPTLITNADNDMRVSREEIFGPVASLIPHRGEDDAVRIANDSELGLAGSVFTQDTEHGFEIARRVRTGTFSVNTFAADLGSPFGGFKKSGLGREHGPYAVQEYLLTKTISVDPSRELPESVTAGVPRGTGPGTR; encoded by the coding sequence GTGTCGACACGCGATCACGAGGCTTTCTTCATCGACGGCGCGTGGCGACGGGCCGAGGGTGCGGACCACTTCGACGTCATATCCCCGAGGTCGGAGCGGCGCATCGGACGCGTGCCGGCCGCGTCGAGGGCCGACATCGATGCCGCGGTCGCCGCCGCCCGGAAGGCGTTCGACGAGGGGGAGTGGCCTCGGCTCACGCCCGCGGAGCGGGCCGACTACCTGACCCGGCTGGCGGACGGCCTCGGCAAGCGGCAGGCCGAGCTCGCCGAGCTGATCACCGAGGAGCTCGGCTGCCCGCTGTTCCTGTCGCAGGTGTACCAGGCCGTCGCACCGGTCATGAGCTTCAACTACGCCGCCGAGGTTGGTCGCAGCCTGCAGACGGCCGAGGTGCGGATCAGCGACCTCTCGCCGCTTGCCGCCAGCTCGGCCGGCGGCAGCATCATCCCGATGGCCGGGGCGAGCCTGGTCGTCAAGGAGCCGGTCGGGGTCGTCGCGAGCTTCCCCGCGTACAACTTCGCGCTGGCCGCGATCGGCCAGAAGGTCGGGCCGGCGCTGGTCGCGGGCTGCACGGTCGTCGTGAAGGTGACCGAACCCAACCCCCTCGCCACCTTCGTCGTCGGCGAGGTCTGTGCGGAGATCGGCCTGCCGCCGGGCGTGCTGAACATCGTGGCCGCCCGGCCGGCGGAGTCCGAGTACCTCGTGCGCCACCCCGGCGTGGACATGGTCAGCTTCACGGGTTCGCACGTCGTCGGCGCCAAGATCGCCGCAGCCTGCGGCGAGCTCATCCGGCCGTGCGTCCTCGAGCTCGGCGGCAAGTCCGCCGCGATCGTGCTGGAGGATGCCAAGCTGGAGGACGTGCTGCCGGTCCTCATCGGGACCAGCGTCGGCACCAACTCGGGCCAGAGCTGCGTCGCCCAGACCCGGCTCCTGGTGCCCGAGTCGCAGTACGACACCTACGCCGAAGCCCTGGCCGAGGGTTTCGCGTCCCTGAAGGTCGGTGACCCGATGGACGCCGACACGGTGGTCGGGCCGCTGGTGACGGCGGCGCAGCGGGATCGGGTCGAGCACTACGTCGACCTCGCCCGCAAGGAGGGCGCGACGATCGCGACCGGCGGACGCCGGCCGCCGCACCTCGACCGGGGCTGGTACTACGAGCCCACGCTGATCACGAACGCGGACAACGACATGCGGGTGTCGCGGGAGGAGATCTTCGGCCCCGTCGCGTCGCTCATCCCGCACCGGGGCGAGGACGACGCGGTGCGCATCGCGAACGACAGCGAGCTCGGGCTGGCCGGCTCGGTGTTCACGCAGGACACCGAGCACGGGTTCGAGATCGCGCGGCGGGTGCGCACCGGTACGTTCTCGGTCAACACCTTCGCCGCCGACCTCGGCTCGCCGTTCGGTGGCTTCAAGAAGTCCGGGCTCGGTCGCGAGCACGGACCGTACGCCGTGCAGGAGTACCTGCTGACGAAGACGATCTCGGTCGACCCCAGCCGGGAACTGCCCGAGTCGGTCACGGCGGGCGTGCCGCGCGGGACGGGGCCGGGGACGCGCTGA
- a CDS encoding FAD-binding protein has translation MAAASEVDLLVVGGGMAGLTAAARAALLGARVLLVERGPTLGGSGIYAGFIWTAPTHEVMGEVNPEGDPALRAALVDGFAGAVEWIRSLGVECRDAVPVLRYGRGHQLDTGQYIGLCERIVRERGEVLTEADTTDLLSEGGAVTGGVVRLAGGTRTVRAGATLLATGGFQADPALRAELIHPAARDVELRSNPGSRGDGLRLARSVGVEVEPDGAGFYGHLIPAGVSLSDPALFVDLALYYSEHALLFNLAGERFVDETVGDHLTTSALMAQPEARGLLVADARVYREWITGSYVAGIPGIDKFALARRRGARCAIAESTAEFADMPEEWGYDGARIGAAIDEINKSGRAPDPDRRYDPAPLTEPPFYVVEARPAVTFPFTGLRIDVHTRVLGADGRPVPGLYAAGADAGGLYRGAYAGGVAPAVVFGLAAADAVAGAHV, from the coding sequence ATGGCGGCCGCGTCCGAGGTCGACTTGCTGGTCGTCGGCGGCGGGATGGCCGGGCTGACGGCGGCCGCCCGGGCCGCTCTTCTCGGCGCGCGGGTGCTGCTCGTGGAGCGCGGACCGACGCTCGGCGGTTCCGGGATCTACGCCGGCTTCATCTGGACGGCGCCGACCCACGAGGTGATGGGGGAGGTGAACCCCGAGGGCGATCCCGCGTTGCGGGCGGCGCTCGTCGACGGGTTCGCCGGGGCCGTGGAGTGGATCCGCTCGCTCGGCGTGGAGTGCCGCGATGCGGTGCCGGTCCTGCGGTACGGGCGGGGCCACCAGCTCGACACCGGGCAGTACATCGGGCTGTGCGAGCGGATCGTCCGCGAGCGGGGCGAGGTGCTCACCGAAGCGGACACCACCGACCTCCTGAGCGAGGGCGGTGCGGTGACGGGTGGAGTGGTGCGGCTCGCGGGCGGCACCCGCACTGTGCGCGCGGGCGCGACGCTGCTCGCCACCGGCGGGTTCCAGGCTGATCCCGCCCTGCGGGCGGAACTGATCCATCCCGCGGCCCGGGACGTCGAACTGCGATCCAACCCGGGTAGCCGCGGGGACGGGCTGCGGCTGGCGCGATCGGTGGGGGTGGAGGTCGAGCCGGACGGCGCAGGCTTCTACGGCCACCTCATCCCCGCGGGGGTGTCGCTCTCCGACCCGGCGCTGTTCGTCGACCTCGCGCTCTATTACAGCGAGCACGCGCTGCTGTTCAACCTCGCGGGCGAGCGCTTCGTCGACGAGACCGTCGGCGACCACCTCACGACCAGCGCCCTGATGGCCCAGCCGGAGGCGCGTGGCCTGCTCGTCGCCGACGCGCGGGTGTACCGCGAGTGGATCACCGGGTCGTACGTGGCCGGGATCCCGGGCATCGACAAATTCGCTCTCGCGCGGCGGCGTGGCGCCCGGTGCGCGATCGCCGAGAGCACCGCCGAGTTCGCGGACATGCCCGAGGAGTGGGGCTACGATGGGGCGCGGATCGGCGCCGCGATCGACGAGATCAACAAGAGCGGCCGGGCGCCCGACCCGGACCGGCGCTATGACCCCGCGCCGCTGACCGAGCCGCCGTTCTACGTCGTGGAGGCGCGGCCGGCGGTGACCTTCCCCTTCACCGGGCTGCGCATCGACGTCCACACGCGGGTGCTCGGCGCCGACGGGCGTCCAGTGCCGGGCCTGTACGCGGCGGGCGCGGACGCCGGTGGGCTCTATCGGGGCGCCTACGCGGGTGGGGTTGCTCCGGCGGTGGTGTTCGGGCTGGCCGCGGCGGACGCGGTGGCGGGCGCCCACGTGTAG
- a CDS encoding enoyl-CoA hydratase/isomerase family protein has translation MAVEDDIQFERDGHIARIWFNRPHKRNCITVPMLHRLDEIITEIEADPELRVVVVRGREGTFSSGFDLDSLQADFIGTSTAMDVAVVSAKVCDRLYSMSKPSVAVLEGYVTAGGFEVMISCDFAIAEDTALIGDFHIRRALFGGAGPIYRLPRMIGIRKTKELMLTGKLLTGIEAADFDLVNKSAPAAELDETVEEFISHLVDKSPFQMKLTKMAVDRGLDADIASLMVLEHLAVGVTLNSQDAAEGVAAFLEKREPKWTGR, from the coding sequence ATGGCCGTCGAGGACGACATCCAGTTCGAGCGCGACGGACACATCGCGCGGATCTGGTTCAACCGCCCGCACAAGCGCAACTGCATCACCGTGCCGATGCTCCACCGGCTCGACGAGATCATCACTGAGATCGAGGCCGACCCGGAGCTGCGGGTCGTGGTGGTGCGGGGCCGGGAGGGCACGTTCTCGTCCGGGTTCGACCTGGACAGCCTGCAGGCCGACTTCATCGGCACGAGCACCGCGATGGACGTCGCCGTGGTGTCTGCGAAGGTCTGCGACCGGCTCTACAGCATGAGCAAGCCGTCGGTCGCGGTGCTCGAGGGCTACGTCACCGCGGGCGGCTTCGAGGTGATGATCTCCTGCGACTTCGCGATCGCCGAGGACACCGCCCTCATCGGGGACTTCCACATCCGCCGGGCCCTCTTCGGTGGAGCCGGCCCGATCTACCGGCTGCCCCGCATGATCGGCATCCGCAAGACGAAGGAGCTGATGCTCACCGGCAAGCTGCTCACCGGTATCGAGGCCGCCGACTTCGACCTCGTGAACAAGAGCGCGCCGGCCGCCGAGCTCGACGAGACGGTGGAGGAGTTCATCTCCCACCTGGTCGACAAGAGCCCGTTCCAGATGAAGCTCACCAAGATGGCCGTCGACCGCGGGCTCGACGCCGACATCGCCTCGCTGATGGTGCTCGAGCACCTCGCCGTCGGCGTCACGCTCAACTCGCAGGACGCCGCCGAGGGTGTGGCCGCGTTCCTCGAGAAGCGTGAGCCGAAGTGGACCGGCCGCTGA
- a CDS encoding phosphotransferase family protein: MTQIATSRDADPALAARVRRTLGAPDAGPLAVLEGGRSGLTYVISDRGTRRVVKAVPPGSKAVGRNDVLRQSYVLSALAGRDVPVPRVIARDAEEPAWFAMEFAEGAALEPVFEPLPVETSRRRMVTAAAVLGRLHAVPPADLGPRLREAGRKLPAPADPADELERWTRTMHAVPEELRPGSAELLAALAANVPPPVAPVLVHGDFRLGNLMFAGDAPTALVDWEIWGVGDPRVDLGWFGVFTDGELFPGVGRAVPGLPSEDDLDAAYRESRGCDGGTAGDIAWFRALGRMKMAAIMGHNLRRHREGRHHDPVQEQLPPTIAALIASGLELVT, encoded by the coding sequence ATGACGCAGATCGCCACGAGCAGGGACGCCGATCCGGCGCTCGCCGCCCGGGTCCGCCGCACGCTCGGCGCGCCCGACGCGGGACCGCTCGCCGTGCTCGAGGGCGGGCGTTCCGGGCTCACGTACGTCATCTCCGACCGGGGCACCCGGCGGGTCGTCAAGGCGGTCCCGCCGGGCAGCAAGGCGGTGGGGCGCAACGACGTGCTGCGCCAGTCGTATGTCCTCTCCGCCCTCGCGGGCCGCGACGTCCCGGTGCCGCGGGTGATCGCCCGGGACGCCGAGGAGCCCGCGTGGTTCGCGATGGAGTTCGCCGAGGGAGCGGCGCTCGAGCCCGTGTTCGAGCCGCTCCCCGTCGAGACCTCCCGCAGGCGAATGGTCACGGCCGCAGCCGTCCTCGGTCGGCTCCATGCCGTCCCGCCGGCCGACCTCGGGCCACGGCTGCGCGAGGCGGGGCGCAAGCTGCCCGCACCCGCGGATCCCGCGGACGAGCTCGAGCGGTGGACCCGCACGATGCACGCGGTGCCCGAGGAGCTCCGGCCTGGATCGGCGGAGCTGCTCGCGGCGCTGGCCGCGAACGTGCCGCCGCCTGTCGCGCCGGTGCTGGTGCACGGTGACTTCCGGCTGGGCAACCTGATGTTCGCGGGGGATGCGCCGACTGCGCTGGTCGACTGGGAGATCTGGGGTGTCGGCGACCCCCGGGTCGACCTCGGCTGGTTCGGCGTCTTCACCGACGGTGAGCTGTTCCCCGGCGTCGGCCGGGCGGTCCCCGGGCTGCCCTCCGAGGACGACCTCGACGCGGCCTACCGGGAGTCCCGCGGGTGCGACGGTGGCACCGCTGGGGACATCGCCTGGTTCCGGGCGCTGGGCCGGATGAAGATGGCCGCGATCATGGGGCACAACCTGCGCCGCCACCGCGAGGGTCGCCACCACGATCCGGTGCAGGAACAGCTCCCGCCGACGATCGCCGCGCTGATCGCCTCCGGTCTGGAGCTCGTGACATGA
- a CDS encoding SDR family NAD(P)-dependent oxidoreductase — translation MSIEIRRPGELFDLTGRTALVTGASSGLGARFARVLATAGATVWITARRKERLDELAASHPALHALPADVSAEADRESLVAAVVAESGAIDVLVNNAGTDSGAAPLDETSARFAEVLGTNLVGPFHLAQLAARAAGENGLSVVNISSILGLVSAAPLGGASYAAAKAGLLGLTRELAGHWGASGVRVNAIAPGWFRTEMNDALFDDERSLAWIKRNTMLRRPGNIGELDGALLYLASPASSYCTGQVLVVDGGWTAR, via the coding sequence ATGAGTATCGAGATCCGCCGGCCGGGTGAGCTGTTCGACCTCACTGGACGTACCGCGCTCGTCACCGGGGCCTCGTCCGGTCTCGGCGCCCGGTTCGCGCGGGTGCTCGCCACCGCCGGCGCGACCGTCTGGATCACCGCGCGACGCAAGGAACGGCTCGACGAGCTCGCGGCGAGCCATCCCGCGCTGCACGCGCTACCGGCCGATGTCTCCGCGGAGGCGGACCGGGAGTCCCTCGTCGCGGCCGTGGTCGCGGAGTCCGGGGCGATCGACGTCCTGGTCAACAACGCCGGAACGGACAGCGGCGCCGCCCCGCTCGACGAGACGTCGGCCCGGTTCGCCGAGGTCCTCGGCACGAACCTGGTCGGCCCCTTCCACCTCGCCCAGCTCGCTGCCCGCGCTGCGGGCGAGAACGGGCTGTCGGTGGTCAACATCAGCTCGATCCTGGGACTGGTGTCCGCGGCCCCGCTCGGCGGCGCGAGCTACGCCGCGGCGAAGGCGGGCCTGCTCGGACTGACTCGCGAGCTCGCCGGGCACTGGGGCGCGAGCGGGGTCCGCGTGAATGCGATCGCCCCAGGCTGGTTCCGCACCGAGATGAACGACGCCCTGTTCGACGACGAGCGCTCCCTCGCCTGGATCAAGCGCAACACGATGCTGCGGCGTCCCGGGAACATCGGCGAGCTCGACGGGGCACTGCTCTACCTGGCCTCCCCGGCTTCGAGCTACTGCACCGGGCAGGTCCTGGTCGTCGACGGGGGATGGACGGCGCGATGA